CTTTCGAACACGGTGATGGCGAGTTTGTTGCCGCGCAGATATTCCCAGACATTCTCGACCGGGTTCAGCTCTGGAGCGTAGGGCGGCAGGCGGACGAGCGTGATGTTGCTTGGAACGGAGAGACGCGCCGCGACGTGATAGCCTGCGCCATCAATGACGAGCGCAGCATGTGCTCCCGGCGCAACACGGCGGCCGATTTCGGCCAGATGCATGGACATGGCATCGGTATCGGCGGCGGGCAGGACGAGCGCCGCCGTAGCTCGGCGTTGCGGACAGACGGCGCCAAAAATGTAAGCCCACTCGTAGCGTTGGTCGCGTGGCGCACGAGGCCGTGTTCCTCGCTTGGCCCAGACGCGGGTCAGCGTCCCTTGCTGGCCGATGCGGGCTTCGTCCTGGAACCAGATTTCGATGGGTTTGTCTTTCGCGCGGTCGGGGAGTTGCGCCGCGACCGTTGCGGCAAAGTTTTTTTAAAGGCCTCCTGGGCTTCTTCGTCGGCCTGCGGATGGCGCGGACGCACCGAGAGCCGGCGGTAGCCGAGCTTCGCCAGCACCTTGCCGACCGAGCGTTCATGCAATGCGACGCCAAAGCGCCGTTGCAACTCGTCGCGCAAATCCACGCGCCGCCAGCGCACTACCCCATGGCGAGCCGGATCGGGCCCGGCCTCAACCAGCTTGGCCAGTTCGGCTTGCTGCTCCGCTGTGAGTTTTGGCGTGGGACCTGGCGTCTTCAAATCGTGCAGGCCGTCCAAGCCCTCAGCGTTGTAGCGATGCACCCAATCCCGCAGGGTCTGGCGATCCATGCCGCAGCTCTCCGCCGCCGACTTGCGATCCATCCCATCGAGCACCATCGCAAGAGCCAACATCCGCCGTGCTGCTGAACCATCCTTCTCCCGGCCCGCCGCCGCACGAAGGTCCTTTGCCGTCAAATCAAGCCGTAGGATCCTAACCGCTCCACCCATCGATGCTGCTCCTCTCAAAAGCAAACATCGAGTCAGAGTTTCTCTGATTTGGGAATCCCAAAATGAGTCAAAAGCCGCGGCCGTTGGTATAAGACTCATACGCTTCAACAAACTCGATGTCGTCCCGGCGAACGCCGGGACCCATACGCCGCGGCTTCTCGTCTTGGAAACAGCTGCCCAACGACTTTCGCACAACATCAACAGTTGTGGCTATGGGTCCCGGCTCTGCGCTTCGCTTGGCCGGGACGACGGATAGTTTTTGTCTATCCACCCAGCCCTGTCCCGCCATAGAGCCACTGGAGATGCCCGTAATAATCCTCCGACGTCTTGGCGCCCATGATGGCGTTGCGGATGCGGGCGTGTTCGCCGGCGGGATGATAGATGTGTTCGCCGATGGCGCGGGATTGCAGCTGGATCCGCGCGGTGCGCGCGAAGCGCTGCGACAGGTAGTGCTTGAGCGCGGCAGCGTGATCGTCCGGATAGGCGTCGAGCATGTGCGACAGGCACACCGCGTCCTCCAGCGCCATGCAGGCGCCTTGGGCGAAATATTGCAGCGTCGGGTGCGCGGCGTCGCCGAGCAGCACGACGCGGCCGTCGATCCAGCGTTCCATCGGATCGCGGTCGCACAGCACCCAGAGCTTCCAGTTCCTGCCGTGACGGATGATGTTTTGCGCCCGCCGATGCACATGCGCAAAGCCCCGCATCACTTCGTCGTGGGATACCGCTTGGCCTGCGACCGGCGCCGGCGCGTGGTTGTGATAGGTGACGACGAGATTGAACACCTTCCAGCCCGACAGCGGGTAATGCACGATGTGGCACTTCGGCCCGGCCCACAGCGTCGCCGCATTCCAGCGCAGGTCTTCCGGCATCTCTTCGGTCGGAATCACCGAGCGGTAGGTGGAATGACCGGATACCCGCGGCAGTCCGTCGGCGGCGACCTGCTTGCGGATGTTGGACCACAGCCCGTCGGCGCCGATCAGCAACGATCCCGTGATGCGTTCGCCGGAGGCGAGATGCGCCGTCACCGAGGAGCCGTCCTGGTCGTAACCCATCACTTCGCTGGAGACGCGCAGCTCGATCAGCGGGTGGTCCTGGCACGCTTTCAGGAACACGCCGTGCAGGTCGCCGCGATGCACGACGCCGTAGGGGTTGCCGAACCGGGTGCGGAAGGCTTCGCCGAGGTCGATATGGGTGATCTCCTCGGCGTTCAGCGCATCCATCAGCCGCAGCTTGTCGATATAAACCGCCATGCCGCGCGCGGCCTCGCCGACGCCGAGATAATCGAAGGCGTGGAAGGCGTTGGGCCCGAGCTGGATGCCGGCGCCGATCTCGCCGAGCGCCGAGGCCTTTTCCATGAGGATCGACGCAATGCCCTTTTGCGCCAGCCCAAGCGCGGCGGCGAGGCCGCCGATGCCGCCGCCCGCGATCAGGACGGGCCGTTTGCTTACCGTCATCAGCCTGCCTTCCCGAGATGTTCGAGCGCGTCTTCGGCGCGCAACGGCACGCGCGAGGCCTCGTTGCTGAGGTCGACCAGTTGGGTCAACAGCGCCAGCAGGGTCTTGCGATCGGCCGGTTTGAGCGGCTGCAGCATCCGCGCCTGCGCCCGATCGACCGACGGCATGATATCGCGCAGCAAGGCCGCGCCTTCCCTGGTCAGGTAAAGCAGCTTTATTCGCTTGTCGCCGGGCGAGGGCTTGCGCTCGATATGGCCCTTGCTCTCCAGCCGCTCGATCACATTGCCGAGCGTGGAGCGGTCGAACGCGATCACGGCGGACAACCGGGTGGCGTCGATGCCGGGATGGGTGTGGATCGCGACCAACGCGGCAAATTGCACCGGCGTCAGGTCGTAGGCCCGGCACTCCTCGACGAAGATCGACACCGCGATCTGCTGCATCCGGCGGAACAGATAGCCGGGCGCATCGTAGACCGCGTCCATCGTCACTGGCGTTGGCTTACTCGGCATCGGGCTGCCTGTCCGGTGCGGCGTCGGTGAACGCCTTCATGGCCTGCGCCGCCGCCTCGGCCCTGAGCAGCCGCGGATAGGCCGAGACGTCGACGCCGAAGCGCCGCGCGTTGAACAGCTGCGGCACCAGGCAGAGATCGGCGATGGTCGGCGTGTCGCCAAAACAGAATGGACCGGGCTCGCTCGCGATCAGCGCTTCGCAAGCGGCAAGGCCCTCGCGGTTGGCCCAGGCCGCCCAGCCCGTCACCTGCTCCTCGGGCAGGCCGAGTTCGCGCAATCGCGCCAGCACTTTCAGATTCTGCACCGGGTGGATATCGCAGGCCACGGCCTGCGCGAAGGCGCGAACCTTGGCGCGGCGCAGCGGATCTTTCGGCAGCAGCGGCGGCTCGGGGTGGGTTTCGTCCAGCCATTCGATGATGGCGAGCGACTGGGTCAGCACCGCGCCCTTGTCGTCCTGTAGCGCCGGGACCAGCCCTTGCGGGTTGAGGGCGAGAAAGGCGGGGTCGCGCTGTTCGCCCTTGCGCAGGTGGTGGGAGAGCTGATCGGCGCGCAGGCCCTTCAGATTCAACGCGATTCTGACCCGGTAGGACGCGCTGCTGCGGAAATAGCCGTGCAGCTTCATTACGAACCTCCCCCTCAAATCTCTTGTTGGTCGTCGTTACGGTTGACGATAGCCACATTGTAAGTATACTGTCAATCTATTGAAGCCAACGATAACCTCAGGGAGGCTGGTCATGGAGCCCGTGCTGAAGACGCCGGAACGCGAGGCGTTCTACAAGAAGATCGACGGCGAAAATCTCTCGGCGCTGTGGAACGTGATGGGCGATCTGATCACGCCGGAGCCAAAGAGCGCCTGCCGGCCGCATCTGTGGAAGTTCGACGCCATCCGCGACTACATGACCGAAGCCGGCAAGCTGATCACCGCCAAGGAAGCCACAAGGCGGGTGCTGGTGCTGGAAAATCCGGGGCTGCGCGGGCAGTCGAAAGTCACGACCTCGCTGTTTGCCGGCGTGCAGATGGTGATCCCCGGCGACATCGCGCCGTCGCACCGGCACAGCCAGTCGGCGCTGCGTTTCGTGCTCGAAGGCCACGGCGCCTATACGTCGGTCGACGGCGAGCGCACCGCGATGGAGCCCGGCGATTTCGTCATCACCCCGTCGATGACCTGGCACGACCATTCCAACGAGACCAGCGATCCGATGTTCTGGCTCGACGGGCTCGACATCCCGATGGTGCAGTTCTTCGACGCGTCCTTTGCGGAAGACTCCAAGGAGGACCAGCAGAAGATCACCCGTCCCCCGAACGACAGCTTCGGCCGCTACGGCCACAACCTGCTGCCGGTCGACGAGAAGCGCAAATCCAAGACTTCGCCGATCTTCAACTATCCCTACGCCCATACGCGCGAGGCGCTGGAACAGGCCAAGGCGCGCAACGAGTGGGACCCCTGCCACGGGCTGAAGCTGAGATTCTCCAATCCCGAGACCGGCGATTTCGCGATGCCGACCATCGGCACCTTCATCCAGCTGTTGCCGAAGGGCTTCAAGACCGCGCGCTATCGCTCGACCGACGCCACCGTGTTCGCGGCGATCGAGGGCAAGGGCCGCTCCCGGATCGGCGAGCAGACCTTCGAATGGGGCCCGCGCGATTTGTTCGTGGTGCCGAGCTGGCAGTGGGTCACCCACGAAGCCGACGTCGATTCCGTGCTGTTCAGCTTCTCGGATCGTCCGGTGCAGCAGAAGCTGGATTTGTTCCGGGAGGACCGCGGCAACGCGTGAGGGAGTGGACCTCGATCTTTCGTCGTCCCGGCGAACGCCAGGACGACGGTAGACTGGATTGCTTCATCGCGGGGCCTGTCATCGGGCGCGCATCTCGCCATCTTCCTGCGCATATCGGCCGCATTTTAGGTCGCAACTGCCGGCGCGGAGCCATGGCATGCCGCTGCCGTGGATAAGGTTGGGCACCGGAATTATGGGGCAATCCGGGGGCGAATTATTCAGCACACGTCATGGTAAGTAGCGTACCGACGACGGCAGGCTGGCGACGATTCTTGATGACGTAGCCGTTGCGGTGACCAACGGGTTGTAAGGAAGGTTCATTCGGCGTCCGCGGGGGACGTCAAGACCTGATTGAGGGCAGTCCTTTGCAAGCATCCCCCGGCATTTCGAGCCGCCATTATTTCGCAATCTTTATATTGGCCTCCGCCACCCTGTCCTACCAGATACTGGTAACTCGTTTTTTCAGCGTCATGCTGTATTATCATTTTGCATTTGCTGCCATTTCACTTGCCATGCTCGGACTTACGCGCGGAGCGATGGAGGTCTACAACAAACCTGCCCGCTATGCTCTCGAACGGGTGGGAGTGGAATTCGCGCGCCACGCATCATGGTTTGCGATTACCGGCGTCGGCGCAATGATTGCCTTCCTGTGCGTGCCGCTCGTGATCCCCGGGGGATACGTACCTGCAGCCCTCGCGGTCGCGACGTTCGCCTTCGTGATGCCTTTTACCGAAAGCGGTGTCTGCATAACGCTTTTGTTGACTCGCCTGCCATACGGCGGCGGATGGCTCTATGCGGCCGACCTTTCAGGGGCGGCGCTCGGATGCCTCGGGGTTATCTTCGTATTACTCATCGTCGATCCTGTGAGCGCCACACTATGGATCGGAGCCTTTGCCGCTGGCGCGGGCTGGATAGTGGTGCGGGACAGCGGCGACATCCGCAGCCTGCGCCTGAGCGGCGCCGTCGCACTTACGCTGGCTGCCGCCGCCACTGTGCACACCGGTCTGGCCGTTTCCGGCAAAGACCATCTGGGCGTCTTCTGGGCGAAGGGCTCTCAGCAGATGGGAACGCTGTTCGAGCGCTGGAATACCTACTCACGCGTGAGGGTGACGGCGCTTGGCGAGAGCACTCCGTTCGGCTGGGGCCTCGCCCACACGCCGGAGACGAAGATAGACCAGTACCACCTCGATATCGACGCCGATGCGGCCACGGTCATCACCCGGCACGACGGCGATCTCGGCAAGCTATCCTACTTGAAGGATGACGTCGTCAATGCCGCCTACCTGGTGCAGTCGCCTGACGACGTCGCTGTGGTGGGCGTGGGCGGCGGTCGTGACATTCTTTCCGGGCTCTTCTTCGGCGCCAAGCACATACGTGGAATTGAGATCAACCCCGCGATCTTCGAAGTCCTCACTGACAAATTTGCCGATTTCTCTGGCCATCTCGATCGCCAGCCCGGCGTATCGTTGGTCAATGCCGAAGCCCGCAGCTACATCAACCATTCGCCCGATCGATACGACCTTGTCCAGATTTCGCTGATCGACACCTGGGCTGCAACGGCTGCTGGCGGGCTGACACTCACGGAAAACCGTCTCTATACGGTGGAGGCATGGGCTGACTTCTACCGGGCGCTGAAGCCTGGCGGGCTATTGTCAGTATCGCGCTGGTACGAGCCGGACCATCACCGCGGTGAGTTTTATCGCCTCGTGGCGATCGCGGCGAGTGCGCTCCAGCGTCAGGGTGTGCCCGCAGCCGCACTGGCAAACCATGTTATCGCACTGAACGTCGACAACATCGTAACGGTGATTACCCGTCCTGACGCCTTCACCAAGGCCCAGTGGCAAGCTGCGCGCACAAGGCTTCTGGCCCAGGACTTCAAGATACTCCTGGGGCCGGATGTCAATTTCGACACCGTCACATCGACGCTGCTGTCCGGCAAGGCCGACGCGGCATTCTTCGCGTCACTGCCGGAAAACATCATTCCTTCAACGGACGACAATCCGTTCTTCTTCTATACGACGAGCTTCGGAAATCTTGCCGACGTGCTCTCATCGGCTCGCACCAACAACAGCGCGGCGATCAGCATGACCCTGCTGCTGCTCCTGGTCGCGCTTTGCGCCTGCGGGTACTACATCGCCATTCCGTTTGTCCGCCTCGCAAAGCGGATGCCGCTGTCGACGCTGACGCCACCCGTGGCGTATTTCTGCGCGATCGGCATGGGCTTCATGCTGATTGAGATATCGCAGATGCAGCGGCTGATGGTCTTCCTTGGACATCCCGTCTACGGACTGGGCGTGGTACTGTTCACGATCCTTCTCTTCAGCGGGATCGGCAGCGCCACGGTCGGCGCCCATGCCCTTCGATCGAGCGCGGTCGTCACCAGGGTTGTCGCGCTCGTGACAACGCTCGTGCTGGCGGGGCTATTGACTCCCTTGTTCACCACATGGGCGCGATCGGAAGCTACCGACATGCGCATTCTGTTGTCCGTAGTACTGCTCGCGCCACCGGCGTTCTGCATGGGGATGATGTTTCCGCTCGGGCTAAGCATCTGGCGCCGTCACGCGGAGCTTCTTCCGTTCTTCTGGAGCGCCAACGGAATTACCTCGATGTTTGCGTCGGTGCTGGGCATGGCCTTATCGATAGAATTCGGCATCGCGATGACATATGCGCTAGGCACCTGTTTCTATGTCGTCTGCGCATTCATGATCGCCCGGAGCAGCCGGAGCGAACCGCATGGGCGTGTCCGCGGCGAGGCCGCTCAAGGGACTGGAATTGGTGCGCCAGCTAGCGCCAGTGCAACAGCCGCGTCTCCAGCAGATTGATCAGCTTGCCCACGGCGAGCCCGAACAGCGACAGGATGACGACGCCGGCGAGCAGCTGATCGGTCTGCATCAGGTTGCCGGCCTGCAGCACGAAGGCGCCGATGCCGAACTGGGCGCCGATCATTTCGGCGCTGACCACCAGCAATAGCGCCACCGAAGCCGAGATGCGGAAGCCGGCGAGGATCGACGGCAGCGCGCCGGGCCAGATCACCCGGCGCACGATGGAAGCGAACGGCACGTTGAAACTCTGCGCCATCCGGATCAGGTTGCGCGGCACCGCATCGACGCCGCTATAGACCGAGATCGCGGTGGAGAAGAATACCCCGAGCGCAATGGTCGCGATCTTCGGCTCTTCGCCGATGCCGAGCCACAGGATCAGCAGCGGCAATAGCGCGATCTTCGGAATCGGAAACAGCGCCGAGATGAAGGTGATGCCGACGCCGCGCGCGACGCTGGAAAGCCCGATCGCGAACCCGACCAGGACACCGGCGGCGGTGCCGAGGATCCAGCCGGAGCCGATCCGCATCACCGAGACCGACACGTGCTGCCAAAGCGCGCCCGAGATCGCGAGCTTCCAGATCGCCAGCGCGATCGCCGACGGCGGCGGCAGGAACAGCGGATTGACGAGAGCCGCGCTGCCGGCGAGTTGCCAGAGCGCCAGCACCAGTAGGAGCGCGATCCAGCCGGAATAGCGGCCTGCCTTCGGCGCGAAGCCGGCGCCGCGAAACGCGACCGGCCGCGACACGGCCGCGACATCGGTTTGCGGCGGATCCTTTGGCGGCGCGCGCTCAAGCATGCTGGACCTCGCGCTCGGCGTCGATCGCCTGTTCGCGGATCTTCGACCACAACTCGTTCTGCAGCGCCAGCAGGCGTTCGCGGGCGTGGATGTCGCCGCGCTCGCTGCGCGTCATCGGAATGCTGACGACCTCGCGGATGCGGCCGGGCCGCCGCGACAGCACCACGATACGGTCCGCGATCCGCACCGCCTCCTCGAGATTATGCGTGACGTAGACCGCGCCCATCGCGCCGTCGGCGAGCAGTCTGACAAAATCCTCCATCAGCAGTTCGCGGGTCTGCGAATCCAGCGCCGACAGCGGCTCGTCCATCAACAGGATCGCAGGTCTCACCGCCAGCGCGCGGGCAATGCCGACGCGCTGGCGCATGCCGCCGGACAATTGCTTCGGATAGGCGCCGCGAAAGTCCGACAGGCCGGTGCGGCGCAGGGCGTCGTCGACAACAGCGCGGCGCTCGCCCTGGGCCAGGCCGGTGTGCAGCAACGGGAACTCGACATTCTCCTCCACCGTGCACCAGGGCAGCAGCGCGAAATCCTGGAACACGAAGGTCAGCGGATTGCGGCTGTCCGGCGGCGGCGCGCCGCGCCATTCCGCCGCGCCCGCGCTCGGCTGCAGCAGCCCGCCCAAGATCGACAACAGCGTGCTCTTGCCGCAACCGGACGGACCGACGATCGCCACCACCTCGCCCGAGCGCACCGTGAACGACACGTCGTCGAGCACTTCGAGCGCGCCGAAGCGGTGGCTGATATGGTCGGCGATCAGGTGCATCTGGTGTTTCGTTTCCGGCCCACGCTCTCGCAACTCGTCATTGCGAGGAGCCAAGCGACGAAGCAATCCAACTTCTTCTTTGCGGCGCCATGGATTGCTTCGCTGCGCTCGCAATGACGGATGCGCTAATCCGCCTTCACAAATTCCCTGGCGACGATCGCGTCGACGCCAAATCCCTTGTCGACGAAACCCTGTGCCTGTAGCCATTCGATCTGGTTGGCGACATTCCTGACGTCGAGCTTGCCGTCGGGATCGATATAGGCGCAGTTGCCGACCACCTGCTCGACCGGCAGGTTGGTGTATTTGGCGATGATCTCCAGCAGCGGTCTGGTCTTGTCGTTGATCGAAGCCTTGCCGTCCTTGATCGAGGCCAGGATCACGTCGTGATATTCGCGGTCGGCGCGAGCCAGCGCGCCCAGCAGTTTGGTAACCAGCGGCTTGTTGGCCGCGGTCTTGGTCGACGCAAACACGGCGCCGAGCTGCCACGGCGTCTCGTCGCCGACCCAGCCCAGCAGTTTCGCGCCGCCGTCGTCGATCAGCTTGCGCGCGGTCGAGACCGGCAGCAGTGCTGCGTCGACGGTCTCGCCTTTCAGGGCGGCGGCGGCATTCGACAGCGACTGCAGCGGCAGCACCTTCACCTCGGCAAGCTTGAAGCCGTATTTGTCGGCAAGCAGGCCGAGCGAGTAGTGAAAGCTCGATCCGGTCTGGGTCACGGCGATGCGCTTGCCGGCAAGATCCTTCGGCGTCTTCAGGCCGCTCACATAGGCGTTGTTGCTGGCGAAATAGCCGATCAGGGGATAGCCGGCCTTCTCGCGGCTCATGCCGCCGATCACTTTCAGCGTGCCCTTGCCGGCGAGATTGTAGAGCCCGGCGGTGAATGCCGTGATGCCGAAATCGACATCGCCCGAAGTGGTCGCGACCGCGATCGGCTGCGCGGCGTCGAAGAACTTCAGCTCGATATCGAGTCCGGCCTCTTTGAAGTAGCCCTTGTCCTGCGCGATGAACACCGGCGCCGAGGACGACAGCCGCAGCACGCCGATCTTCGCCTTCAAGGGTTCGTCCGCCCGCGCGATTCCACTCGCCGCCAAAGCCATCAGGCCCGCAAATGCGAGCCGCGCCAACATCTTCATCCGGTTTCCTCCGTCTTTATTACAGCCCTTCGGGCACGCGCTGGTCCCGCCCGATAAAGGCGCCCTGTTGCTTCAATTGTTGTTGCAACTTTTCGACCGCAATGTCGCGCGGAATCGTGTTGCCTGACAGCGCCAGCGCCGCGGCCGACCCCGCGGCCTCGCCCATCGCAAAGCAGGCGCCGGAGACCCGCGCCGCCGACTGGCCGTCATGGGTCATCGAGGCGCAGCGCCCGGCGATCAAGAGATTGTCGATGCCGGCGGGAACCAGCATGCGATAGGGCAATTCGTTGAAGCCGCGCGACTCCGGGATCGGCGGAAACTTGAAGACCACGTCGCCGACGACATGGGATTCCATCGGCCAGCCGTTGACGCCGATACTGTCGTCGAACGAGGCGCAGCCGAGCACGTCTTCGCCCGACAGCATATAGCCGCCGACCACGCGGCGGGTTTCGCGGATACCGAGCTGCGGCGGCAGGTCGACGATGTAGGATTTCTCGAAGCCCGGCACCGTGCGCAGGAACTCGAACGCCTGGATGGCCTGCCGGCGGCCGTCGATCTCGCCGCGGGTAAGATCGTCGGGCTCGAGCCCGCTGATCGCGCTGCCGTCGTCGCGCGAAAGCTGGGTGAAATTCACCCGCCATTCGATTTGCGACCGCTGCGGCCGCACGATCGCGGCCTTGCGCGGAAAATGATGCGTGCCGGCGGCCTCGGCCGCTTCCATCAGCGCCGGAATCGTCCGCCAGGCGTCGCCGGCTTTTTCGGGGTCGATGCCGTTGAGGCGGAACATCATCGAGGGATAGAGCATGCTGCCGGCGTTGTCGCCGACCTCGAACGCGGCACCGGCCCAGGTGGCGAGATCGCCGTCGCCGGAGCAGTCGATGAAGATATCCGCACGCACCGCCTGACGCCCGGCTTTCGTTTCCACCATCAGCGCATTGACGCGCTTGTCGTCCTGCATCGCCACGCCGGCGCCGAGCGCGTGAAAGAGAATGTCGACCTTGTGGGCGGCCAAGAGATCGTCGGCCGCGATCTTGTAGGCCGCGGTGTCATAGGCCTGCGCCAAAATCTTGCCGAGGACCAGATGCGGCGCATTGAGCCCGCCGAGCCGGTCGATTCGCGTCAGCAGCTCGGAGGCGACGCCCTGCACCACCCGGTGCATCTCGCCGAAAACATTGGCATGCAGCCCGCAGAAATTGGTGACGCCCGCCGCCGTCCCCATGCCGCCGAGAAAGCCGTAGCGCTCGATCAACAGCGTGCGCCGCCCCGCCCGCGCCGCAGCCACGGCGGCCGCGATGCCGGCGGGGCCACCGCCGAGAACTGCGACTTCATATTCGCCGTACAGCGGAATTTGACGGGCGGGTTCAGTGATGGATTTGGAGGGCAAGGCGGATTCCCGGATGGTCAGTGAGTATCATGCTCCGGGTGCGGAATTTTAGCCATCTCGTCAAGGCCCGCATCA
The genomic region above belongs to Bradyrhizobium sediminis and contains:
- a CDS encoding ABC transporter permease, which gives rise to MLERAPPKDPPQTDVAAVSRPVAFRGAGFAPKAGRYSGWIALLLVLALWQLAGSAALVNPLFLPPPSAIALAIWKLAISGALWQHVSVSVMRIGSGWILGTAAGVLVGFAIGLSSVARGVGITFISALFPIPKIALLPLLILWLGIGEEPKIATIALGVFFSTAISVYSGVDAVPRNLIRMAQSFNVPFASIVRRVIWPGALPSILAGFRISASVALLLVVSAEMIGAQFGIGAFVLQAGNLMQTDQLLAGVVILSLFGLAVGKLINLLETRLLHWR
- a CDS encoding FAD-dependent oxidoreductase; this encodes MPSKSITEPARQIPLYGEYEVAVLGGGPAGIAAAVAAARAGRRTLLIERYGFLGGMGTAAGVTNFCGLHANVFGEMHRVVQGVASELLTRIDRLGGLNAPHLVLGKILAQAYDTAAYKIAADDLLAAHKVDILFHALGAGVAMQDDKRVNALMVETKAGRQAVRADIFIDCSGDGDLATWAGAAFEVGDNAGSMLYPSMMFRLNGIDPEKAGDAWRTIPALMEAAEAAGTHHFPRKAAIVRPQRSQIEWRVNFTQLSRDDGSAISGLEPDDLTRGEIDGRRQAIQAFEFLRTVPGFEKSYIVDLPPQLGIRETRRVVGGYMLSGEDVLGCASFDDSIGVNGWPMESHVVGDVVFKFPPIPESRGFNELPYRMLVPAGIDNLLIAGRCASMTHDGQSAARVSGACFAMGEAAGSAAALALSGNTIPRDIAVEKLQQQLKQQGAFIGRDQRVPEGL
- the maiA gene encoding maleylacetoacetate isomerase produces the protein MKLHGYFRSSASYRVRIALNLKGLRADQLSHHLRKGEQRDPAFLALNPQGLVPALQDDKGAVLTQSLAIIEWLDETHPEPPLLPKDPLRRAKVRAFAQAVACDIHPVQNLKVLARLRELGLPEEQVTGWAAWANREGLAACEALIASEPGPFCFGDTPTIADLCLVPQLFNARRFGVDVSAYPRLLRAEAAAQAMKAFTDAAPDRQPDAE
- the gtdA gene encoding gentisate 1,2-dioxygenase, which gives rise to MEPVLKTPEREAFYKKIDGENLSALWNVMGDLITPEPKSACRPHLWKFDAIRDYMTEAGKLITAKEATRRVLVLENPGLRGQSKVTTSLFAGVQMVIPGDIAPSHRHSQSALRFVLEGHGAYTSVDGERTAMEPGDFVITPSMTWHDHSNETSDPMFWLDGLDIPMVQFFDASFAEDSKEDQQKITRPPNDSFGRYGHNLLPVDEKRKSKTSPIFNYPYAHTREALEQAKARNEWDPCHGLKLRFSNPETGDFAMPTIGTFIQLLPKGFKTARYRSTDATVFAAIEGKGRSRIGEQTFEWGPRDLFVVPSWQWVTHEADVDSVLFSFSDRPVQQKLDLFREDRGNA
- a CDS encoding ABC transporter ATP-binding protein; its protein translation is MHLIADHISHRFGALEVLDDVSFTVRSGEVVAIVGPSGCGKSTLLSILGGLLQPSAGAAEWRGAPPPDSRNPLTFVFQDFALLPWCTVEENVEFPLLHTGLAQGERRAVVDDALRRTGLSDFRGAYPKQLSGGMRQRVGIARALAVRPAILLMDEPLSALDSQTRELLMEDFVRLLADGAMGAVYVTHNLEEAVRIADRIVVLSRRPGRIREVVSIPMTRSERGDIHARERLLALQNELWSKIREQAIDAEREVQHA
- a CDS encoding 3-hydroxybenzoate 6-monooxygenase, yielding MTVSKRPVLIAGGGIGGLAAALGLAQKGIASILMEKASALGEIGAGIQLGPNAFHAFDYLGVGEAARGMAVYIDKLRLMDALNAEEITHIDLGEAFRTRFGNPYGVVHRGDLHGVFLKACQDHPLIELRVSSEVMGYDQDGSSVTAHLASGERITGSLLIGADGLWSNIRKQVAADGLPRVSGHSTYRSVIPTEEMPEDLRWNAATLWAGPKCHIVHYPLSGWKVFNLVVTYHNHAPAPVAGQAVSHDEVMRGFAHVHRRAQNIIRHGRNWKLWVLCDRDPMERWIDGRVVLLGDAAHPTLQYFAQGACMALEDAVCLSHMLDAYPDDHAAALKHYLSQRFARTARIQLQSRAIGEHIYHPAGEHARIRNAIMGAKTSEDYYGHLQWLYGGTGLGG
- a CDS encoding IS630 family transposase (programmed frameshift) → MGGAVRILRLDLTAKDLRAAAGREKDGSAARRMLALAMVLDGMDRKSAAESCGMDRQTLRDWVHRYNAEGLDGLHDLKTPGPTPKLTAEQQAELAKLVEAGPDPARHGVVRWRRVDLRDELQRRFGVALHERSVGKVLAKLGYRRLSVRPRHPQADEEAQEAFKKNFAATVAAQLPDRAKDKPIEIWFQDEARIGQQGTLTRVWAKRGTRPRAPRDQRYEWAYIFGAVCPQRRATAALVLPAADTDAMSMHLAEIGRRVAPGAHAALVIDGAGYHVAARLSVPSNITLVRLPPYAPELNPVENVWEYLRGNKLAITVFESYDDIVDKSCAAWRFFADDPERVASITSRTWATVIP
- a CDS encoding ABC transporter substrate-binding protein yields the protein MKMLARLAFAGLMALAASGIARADEPLKAKIGVLRLSSSAPVFIAQDKGYFKEAGLDIELKFFDAAQPIAVATTSGDVDFGITAFTAGLYNLAGKGTLKVIGGMSREKAGYPLIGYFASNNAYVSGLKTPKDLAGKRIAVTQTGSSFHYSLGLLADKYGFKLAEVKVLPLQSLSNAAAALKGETVDAALLPVSTARKLIDDGGAKLLGWVGDETPWQLGAVFASTKTAANKPLVTKLLGALARADREYHDVILASIKDGKASINDKTRPLLEIIAKYTNLPVEQVVGNCAYIDPDGKLDVRNVANQIEWLQAQGFVDKGFGVDAIVAREFVKAD
- a CDS encoding MarR family winged helix-turn-helix transcriptional regulator; protein product: MPSKPTPVTMDAVYDAPGYLFRRMQQIAVSIFVEECRAYDLTPVQFAALVAIHTHPGIDATRLSAVIAFDRSTLGNVIERLESKGHIERKPSPGDKRIKLLYLTREGAALLRDIMPSVDRAQARMLQPLKPADRKTLLALLTQLVDLSNEASRVPLRAEDALEHLGKAG